The Pogoniulus pusillus isolate bPogPus1 chromosome 28, bPogPus1.pri, whole genome shotgun sequence genome has a segment encoding these proteins:
- the RPA3 gene encoding replication protein A 14 kDa subunit, translated as MGDVHEGPRKRIATAHLAQHIGQPVCFVGRLEKIHPNGKLFVLSDGEGKHTTVELSEPLDEEISGVIEVVGRVTNQATIMCMSYVQFREDKSPFDLELYNEAIKIIHEFHEYFPFGTEKSN; from the exons ATGGGGGACGTCCATGAGGGCCCGCGGAAGCGCATCGCCACCGCGCACCTGGCGCAGCACATCGGGCAGCCTGTCTGCTTCGTGGGCCGCCTGGAGAAG ATTCATCCGAATGGGAAGCTTTTCGTGCTTTCAGATGGAGAAGGGAAACATACAACTGTGGAGCTGAGCGAACCT CTAGACGAAGAGATCTCAGGAGTTATTGAAGTAGTAGGAAGAGTAACAAATCAGGCAACCATCATGTGCATGTCATACGTCCAGTTCAGAGAGGATAAGAGCCCATTTG ATCTGGAGCTCTACAATGAAGCAATAAAAATTATTCATGAATTCCATGAATATTTCCCATTTGGCACTGAGAAGAGCAATTGA